GACTCCTCTTTTGTAATTCTTAACTCTGCATCCCAGACTGCCAAACCCTGCCTCCCAGATAGCAAGAGTTACGTAATTCTGAAGACAGCAGGGAAGTTGAATGCTGACAGCAGATGTTACAGCAtaacctccctccccctgcaaaaattaaccccacccccccaaatcaTGGAAGCCATCCTTAAATATTTAGTGAGTCTTTGGCAAGACCCCAAAGCAAAGCTTACTTAACACTTGTATATTTTTAGGGGCACCTTCAGCAGCTCCCCCCCGCATTATTCATGGGTAatccaggggaggggaaaaaaaaaaaagaccataaACTTTGTATGCAGACAAACTCAGTCCCTGACTATACATGGGTTTGTCCCTCAAACTTTGTTTGAAAGATACATAAGCATGCCAACAAAGCTTTCCCAGACCCATTTACTTCTCTTCAACTCCTTTCACTAGTACCTCCCATCCCATGAATGTCACCGGAGGGCAGATTCAATTGGATAAGATTCTAGCTTTGGGGAATGACTCAGAGCCTGTTATGAAAGTTAacacctccctccctctcccccccccaccccaatgggCTGGTTTCCCAGGAAATTTAATTCGCGCGGAGCCTCTCAGCGTGCCTTGCTAACGTGGCATTTAAAAAAGCACATGCAATAGGGGGACTGAAATCCTTAGGGTGGGAGGAgttacacacaccagtttcagcagGAAACCAACTGTGTGTCCTGCCCAAGCCCTTCATGTTTTAAACCTTCCAAAGTATTCACCCTGAGCAAGTTACAAGGCAACCCAACAAAACCCAGGAGGGTTGTTATCTAGTATATATAGAGTGGTTAAATTTTAAAGCGGTATACAAAGGGTACATCCAGGGGACAGGAGTGCACCCCAAAACGCACAGAGGGAGCAGCTATTGCTCAGCGCTTACCGTGGGCCCGGCAAACGTTGTTTGATAAGTTATCTGAACTGGAAGCTGGTGCTATAAAAGGCCTGGCAGGGGAAGTCCCTGGCGTCTTCCCTGGCAGGGCCAGTTACCTTCTTGTCTGACTCCCCAAGAGGCCAGGCTGTGCCCCGGCCGATCTCCCCAGGGAAGCCCCCCTGTCTGGCTCGGCGGTGGGGAAGTCTGCCGAGAGAAGAAGGGTGCCTTGATACTCACCCGAGTCGCTGCTGGTGGTGGGCGGGGTGTCATCGCCCAGCAGGGAAGCCGGGCTGGAGCTAGGGGAGCCGGGCTTGGAGGATCTCTCACTGAGCGGGTAGGGGAAGACCACGGAGGGGTCTATGCAgtcggcggcggcggcgcccaGGTCGTGCAGGTAGGTACTGgcggaggcgggggagggggccaggctgggcgGCTGcgagggcggcggcggcgggcagAGCCGGGAGCCGGAGCCCCCCTCCCTGCGGGCCGCCTGGTAGGAGGCCAGCTTCTCGGACACCACCTTCTCCAGCTTGGCGGCGGCGGAGAAGCCGCTCCACATGCAGTCCTGGATGATGATGGACTTCACGAAGGACTCGTCGTCCGGGTCGCAGATGAAGCTCTGGTTCACCATGTCTCCCCCCAGCAGCTCGGTCACCATCTCCAGCTGGTCGGCGGTGGAGGGGAAGTAGGCGGCGGCCAGGCTGGAGCGGCGGCTGGGCGAGAGGGGCGGCGTGGGCAGCAGCTCGAACTTCTTCCAGATGTCCTCGGAGGGGGCGGGCGGCTGGAGCTCGCTGCCCCGCTGCTGCGCCGCCAGGTAGAAGTTCTCCTCCTCGTCCTCGAAGTAGAAGTAGGGCTGCACCGAGTCGTAGTCGTAATCGTAGTTCTTGCTGGGGAGGGTCGAGGTCAGCGGCATCGCGGCGGCTGGTGCCTGAGGGCCAAGGGAGGGGGACACGGGTCAGGGCGCTGCAACACGGGGTGCACCTCCACCCCCCAAGGAGCACCCCAATAAACGGTGTGTAGC
The Natator depressus isolate rNatDep1 chromosome 2, rNatDep2.hap1, whole genome shotgun sequence DNA segment above includes these coding regions:
- the MYC gene encoding myc proto-oncogene protein isoform X3, coding for MPLTSTLPSKNYDYDYDSVQPYFYFEDEEENFYLAAQQRGSELQPPAPSEDIWKKFELLPTPPLSPSRRSSLAAAYFPSTADQLEMVTELLGGDMVNQSFICDPDDESFVKSIIIQDCMWSGFSAAAKLEKVVSEKLASYQAARREGGSGSRLCPPPPPSQPPSLAPSPASASTYLHDLGAAAADCIDPSVVFPYPLSERSSKPGSPSSSPASLLGDDTPPTTSSDSEEEPEEDEEEIDVVTTSESESITQPTEEHSKPHHSPLVLKRCHVPIHQHNYAAPPSTKLEYPSAKRIKLDNGRVLKQISNNRKCSSPRTSDTEENDKRRTHNVLERQRRNELKLSFFALRDQIPEVANNEKAPKVVILKKATEYVLSIQTDEHRLIAEKEQLRKRREQLKHKLEQLRNSCA
- the MYC gene encoding myc proto-oncogene protein isoform X1 yields the protein MGLLLPRVAPERTAGCLCAPYVTYPEEGRWLQPTPAPYWGAPAAAMPLTSTLPSKNYDYDYDSVQPYFYFEDEEENFYLAAQQRGSELQPPAPSEDIWKKFELLPTPPLSPSRRSSLAAAYFPSTADQLEMVTELLGGDMVNQSFICDPDDESFVKSIIIQDCMWSGFSAAAKLEKVVSEKLASYQAARREGGSGSRLCPPPPPSQPPSLAPSPASASTYLHDLGAAAADCIDPSVVFPYPLSERSSKPGSPSSSPASLLGDDTPPTTSSDSEEEPEEDEEEIDVVTTSESESITQPTEEHSKPHHSPLVLKRCHVPIHQHNYAAPPSTKLEYPSAKRIKLDNGRVLKQISNNRKCSSPRTSDTEENDKRRTHNVLERQRRNELKLSFFALRDQIPEVANNEKAPKVVILKKATEYVLSIQTDEHRLIAEKEQLRKRREQLKHKLEQLRNSCA